In the Acetobacterium sp. KB-1 genome, CATCGATGACATCAAACCCACCGGATTTAAGCATGATATAAACCAGGTCTTTGCCAATATCATGGATGTCGCCTTCAACCGTACCCAGTACCACTTTTCCCAGAACATCTCCGGTTTTTCCAGCCAGGTGAGGTTCCAGCATTTCGCCCACTTCCTTGAACATTTCGCCGGACATCATCAGGTCGGATACAAAATAATCTCCGGCACTAAACATTTCCCCAACTTTGACCATCCCGGCTTCGCCTTCTTTGAGGATCGCAACCGGATCCGTACCATTGTCCAATTCCTTCTGCACTGCTTCCATCAGCTCGTCCATTTCCAGACTCGCCAGTAATTCACTGATTTTTGCCATTTTACATTCCTCCAATTTTTTTACTTTTTTTGCAGAGGAGCATCGCCATCAATATTAACAAATCAATTATTTTTCTAAAAAAATGAAATTTCTGTTATCATTTCTTCGGATCTGTGCTAAAATTCTGATGAGATCTCCTTAAACCTTCCTCAAGTACTATAGGGCCCGCAATGCCTGTACTAGGAACCTAAGGAGTCTTTTCTTTTTTTGTCATCTGCTGTT is a window encoding:
- a CDS encoding B12-binding domain-containing protein is translated as MAKISELLASLEMDELMEAVQKELDNGTDPVAILKEGEAGMVKVGEMFSAGDYFVSDLMMSGEMFKEVGEMLEPHLAGKTGDVLGKVVLGTVEGDIHDIGKDLVYIMLKSGGFDVIDVGVDAKPEAFVDALKESGAPVLALSCLLTTCYDSILNTVKAVEAAGLRDQVKIIIGGGPTDESVVRYTGADAVGDDAQSAVKLCKEML